A single genomic interval of Mauremys reevesii isolate NIE-2019 linkage group 24, ASM1616193v1, whole genome shotgun sequence harbors:
- the MUC1 gene encoding mucin-1, which produces MTTLPPSNTITPPPSNTTTLPPSNTITPLPSNTKTPPPSNTTTPPPSNTKPLPPSNTTTAPLSSSITTPAPIHFFLSFRIVNWNFNDSLLSSSTSYYKELSSKVQSLYLNIYGCQGCPNGQNYLGFTDLRFSQGSVVTESVLQYRSNTSIRTTDIEQQLTQRLNSQNSFGGLQLDNIRANSGSSPPATTAPAPLVPGWGIALLVLVCILLVLSIVIFILLIVCSCRRRNRGKLDLFSSQASYQPMNEYPTYHTHGRFSAPGKKQNPYSDITAGNGTNAFYANPATSDNL; this is translated from the exons ATgaccaccctgccccccagcaacacgatcaccccgccccccagcaacACGACCACGCTGCCCCCTAGCAACACgatcacccctctccccagcaacaCAAAGACCCCGCCCCCTAGCAACACAACGACCCCGCCCCCCAGCAACACCAAGCCCCTACCCCCTAGCAACACAACCACCGCACCTCTCAGCAGCTCCATTACAACCCCGGCCCCGATCCATTTCTTTCTCTCGTTCCGCATTGTGAACTGGAACTTCAACGACTCCCTTCTCAGCTCCAGCACCAGTTACTACAAGGAATTATCTTCCAAAGTCCAGAGCCTG TACCTCAATATCTACGGCTGCCAAGGGTGCCCGAATGGGCAGAACTACCTGGGATTCACTGATCTGCGTTTCAG CCAGGGCTCGGTGGTGACTGAGTCCGTCCTGCAGTACCGGAGCAACACCAGCATCAGAACCACTGACATTGAGCAGCAGCTGACACAAAGGCTGAACAGCCAGAACAGCTTTGGTGGACTCCAGCTGGACAATATCCGCG CCAACTCTGGcagctctcccccagccaccacaGCACCAGCTCCCCTGGTGCCTGGCTGGGGCATCGCCCTGCTGGTCCTGGTCTGCATCCTGCTGGTGCTGAGCATCGTCATCTTCATCCTGCTG ATCGTCTGCTCGTGCCGCAGGCGGAACCGTGGGAAGCTGGATCTGTTCAGCTCACAGGCCTCGTACCAGCCCATGAACGAGTACCCCACCTACCACACCCATGGGCGCTTCAGCGCCCCCGGCAAGAAGCAGAATCCTTACAGTGAC ATCACCGCCGGCAACGGCACCAACGCCTTCTACGCCAACCCTGCGACGTCAGACAATCTCTAG